aatatataacatacttttaactcaagtaaacataaaaattgtaataacgaaaataaattgCGAACTATAAAATGAGTGCCTTGTGTGTTGAAATGTTTCAGGTGAATAACCGTCACTAGCGAGATGAAATCTTGGGGCGAAGCGCTATGGCGGAGTGCTTCTGCAAACTTCTCGCGTGTGGGTCGGCTACGGCGAGCGCTTCTGCTTCTTGCAGCTGCCGCTTGCACTGCAGCAGCTGTCCTTTACTGGCGACAACAAACTGATGACTCTGCGCATCGACCATTGCAATCTATGTTTGCGTAAGTATTTCTATAATCTAACTgttgaaaatgtaatataaattttatctttaagaaACTTTTGTGCCTTAATTGATTTGGGTGCGGTTCACTAATGTTTTGGGGCAAACTTcccttaaaatttagtgtttattttatttaaatcggtttataaataaaaagttgtgTCAATTTAAAGGATCATGTTGGACATTTATTCGACAATAGctgttcagttgaattagctgaaactttagctacctataaatgatagtctataaaatgatgatgattcaaagtttataggaacaaaacaagGTTAAAAAATGGACATTTCCAGAGACTTAAATTCATCTAATGTAAGTTtagctcagatctatatgatcaatcatattaaatagggtttagCTTATGATGGACATACGTCGGTTAAACGTGCCCACGCGTATATGTAGTGTGTCGACTGCCGCCGTGTTTCCTATAGCATTGAGTTATATGCAGCGAACGTAGGTATGTCGAAGAAGCACGGCGCTCCCTGGTAACAGGAACCTGGTAAACCTCTATCtgtattcgtttgtaatatattttgttagggtAGTggctattttaaacaaaactgtactgtaaatagtacggattaaaaaaaatataacaaattatgtaatacacatatttttttgtttttctatacTATACGTTTAACTAGCTATTGCCCGCGTTACTCCATACAACATACTGAAacattataagtctgctcttagtgatttctttaatttGCACGCAGGTAAAACCGCGGGCACAGTTagttatatatacacacacatttaaagattttacatttatggtcaatttattgaattaaagtatatatgtgtatttttatgaatctctgtttatttaacaaatatatgttgCAGGGGTGTGGAGCCGCAATGGTCATGGATTTGCCGGAACGATCGCTGCGAAAGACTTTTGGCATCAGAAACAAATATACTTCAGTCTCTTCCAACTTGCAATATGCTCTGCGCTTCCACACAACTTTGGCCACAGCCTACAGGTCCCGTTAGCTTGGCAACTGCCGCAATCCGCGTACGTTCTAGCGGATTATCTCTCCAAGTAATAGCCTCTCCCTCACGGGAAGTAAAGGAACACCTAAACGACGCTTTTATGTTGATGCGCGATGACTTAAAATCACTCGAAAAGTCCGCCGCCATAGAGAACAGACGGTCTGACTCAGCGACACGTGACGTGCTTGTCCGAGTCACCGTTAATGGAACCGGTGATCCACGTATGAGACAGGATACAGACGAAAGTTACAAACTAAGTCTTCGACCAGCTGGAAAATCTCTAGTCGTCGACATAACTGCACACTCTTTTTGCGGTGCTCGACATGGCTTCGAAACTTTGTCACAATTGATTTGGTTAGATccttacgctggctcactcttAATTCTGGAAGCAGCTACTATAGATGACGCCCCTAAATTTCGGTATCGTGGCCTTCTTCTCGATACAGCACGAAATTATTTTCCTGTTAGTGATATACTGCGTACAATTGATGCAATGGGCGCTAGTAAAATGAACACCTTTCACTGGCATGTTAGTGATTCTCAATCATTTCCTTTGAGATTACAAAGCGCTCCACAATTAGCGCAGCATGGAGCGTATGGTCCTGGAGCAGTGTACACGACTGACGACGTGCGAGCTATCGTGAGGAAAGCTAGACTACGTGGAATACGTGTTTTAATAGAAGTAGACGCGCCGGCGCATGTCGGGCGAGCTTGGACCTGGGGCCCAGGTGCAGGATTAGGTCACTTGGCTCATTGCGTTGAACTTGAACCGTGGAGCACGTACTGCGGCGAACCTCCTTGTGGACAGTTGAACCCGCGAAATCCCCACGTTTACTCACTACTAGAGCTTATATACACAGAAATTATCCAACTTACCGGCGTTGATGATATTTTCCACCTAGGAGGGGACGAAGTTTCAGAACGCTGTTGGGCACAACATTTTAATGATACAGATCCAATGGAGTTATGGTTCGAATTTACACGACGAGCAATGCTTGCCCTGGAACAAGCTAATGGAGGGAAAGCACCTGATTTAACTTTTCTCTGGTCTTCACGTTTAACCCATACGCCATACCTCGAACGCTTGGATAAAAAACGATATGGAGTCCAAGTGTGGGGCTCTTCACGATGGCCGGAATCTCGAGCCGTACTAGACGCAGGGTATCGTGCAGTTTTATCGCATGTTGATGCTTGGTACTTAGACTGTGGATTTGGTTCCTGGCGGGACAGTTCTGATGGGCACTGCGGACCGTATCGTTCATGGCAACAAATCTACGAACACAGACCATGGATAGAAGAAATGCCGTCAGTTGCCACAGGAGTTGAGCCTTGGAGAGTTGAAGGTGGAGCAGCATGTCAATGGACAGAACAGCTAGGTTCTGGAGGCTTAGACGCCAGAGTTTGGCCAAGAACCGCAGCACTGGCAGAGCGATTATGGTCCGACCGTGTTGAAGGTGCCACGGCAGATGTTTATCTGAGGCTCGATACGCAACGCTCACGGTTAGTATCCAAAGGGATACATGCAGCTCCTTTATGGCCTCGCTGGTGTTCTCACAATCCTCACGCCTGCCTTTAGCAGTCGGCCATAGATGTACTTACATAAATTCGGTTGACGAGCACCGTATTTATGTAACGTAAGCTATCTCAACAGAACTCCCTATTGAGATATTTATATAGCTTCAAACTGTTTGGTAGTGATTGAtgaaattattatcttatttatagtGTTAGATCGATGAAGTTTGGTGTACATAATAATCATGAAATCGTATTAGTATAATATAcgtttagtttataaaattgtacagCGCTTTATTATACTTAGCAGAAACTTAATAACTCGTATAGATATTTATAGTGTAAGTGAAATGTACttgttataatactaaaatgaaatacgtttaagttatataacatagttattatttaaatgtagatAGGATGTATTTGACTGCCAATTTAGTCACAATTTAATTGCAATCGCCTCCGACTAGGAGTTAAGAAACGTGTCATAAAAGACACGACATTAGTTAAATGAACACAAATAGAATATAGGAATAATTTGTTAAACATTTGGTTTATATGATTAAGGTAAACTAACATATTACATGCATatcttaattaaacaaaaatatgatatacTATGAAACTGTTACTCGGTAATGTAATATGTACCAAGGGATTATATTTACTGATTACCCTCTTAATATAACATTACTATATATATCTAGATAATTTAATCTGACAGCAGTAAAGTGGGTACTATAGGTGAGGATTGTTTTACAATCCTTTAAATGGGATTTTTCTAGGTTATAATAACACCGCCATTATTGAAACCCGAGATTTTTTCCAACTTATTGTtgactatttaataaaacagagctgaaatatatgttatattatcttgtattaGATTTAAGTAATAAAGATCACATAATAaccaacaattaataaatatataatttctaattgTAATATAGTTGATACTACACAGTTATATACCCAATACTGTTTTAGTACAAAACTTTATagcatttgtaattaaaatatttgcaaataacTAAATGAGAGATGGTTATTAgacttgttaaataaattattattttagtattcatagttattttaaatgtaattataatataattttaaacgttagaaacatgacaaaataattattaaatttcccTAGGGCATTGTAGTTTCTTTACTCATATTTTGAATGtcgttaatttataaatatttaatgtaacatATTTACGGCGAGTAGCAGCTTCAACTAAACACAGAAATTTAAACACATCACATTTTAACGCTTTAAATAAGATGTTTTTGTCTGTTATGGAATTATGTTTTATCtacaattaatttcattacagctagtgcaaaatataaaaactcgaaaatcatttaatttttacgtgATGCTAATTGAATTGTCGacgtaggtatataatatttacataaataaaactaaaaaaaaaacagttaactATGTCAAGTTTAATTTGTTTAGTAatcttttattcatattttgtacaaattttaaTGAAGCTCAAAACTACTAGCTTCTAAAGACAATCGTTACTAAACGAAGACATTACACTTCTTTATATTAGAATACCTATATACATGTAATTTAGATGttctttttatcaaatattgctATTATTGACAGTgacatgaaatattttgttcagTTAACGGTGTCGATAAAGTTAAGTCCTTTGATATTATCAGAAATCATATACGTTGTACTATTAGcgtgacatttatttaataatactaatatataaagtagattgtgtttaatattatattatatatttctcgaACTTTTTTCGATTTGTCAATTACGGTTTAGCTCTCAATTCTACAACGCAATTGTAATGATGGACTCTActataaataaactgaaattataataatgtcaataaaattttaattttactattataggGTAATCACTTGTTAACGCAAACGTACTATATTTTTAGGGCTGATTATTCAATCGtctgtaaattttattacaaaaataacggTTTGACaatatttctatacaaaaaCTGTCAAAACGTCAAACTCATTCTTTAGCCATTCCTTATGTACGTGACATGGCAGATAGAATATTTTATGcctactatatattataactaccgtagaaagaaacaaaaaagGAGAAAATCAACATGGAATTGAAAAATCAGCCCTTATACTAacgatatttcatttaaaatttcataaaaatttacatcACCAAAAAATTTTTGGTTATTATGAACTTGTCggaattcattttatattttgaaatgatcATAATATTGTTCGTAGTCCTCTTTAACTCTTTAATACTCAGTTAAACTTTAATCACATTTAGAGTATGTTCGGAtgaaatccttttttttttttgtaaatggctttataatatttattcatattgtatCATGTTAATATTAAACTGGCACAATTTTGTACATTTTGTAAGTAATGTTTGGTGCTATAGTGATTTTGTGGTGTACttctatgaaataaataagctgAAATTATtttggaattttatttaaataaaacgcttttaatctttaaaataataaattaataaaatgtattaatcgaaaaatatcataaaacaaaacAGGATGAGTTGTATTCATTTCTTTCTAAAAATGTTACTTAATCGTCGGCTGCGAGGTGTGCcctgaaaaacaaaaacatttatgttacaatttaattagaactaaacattaaaaataatttcacatttactatattaatttgtattcatataaatttaatatttttttacgatagcgtaataaaatatgtatatcaactaagtagttaatatttttttttatatactaggAAGACGggcgatcatatgggccacctgatggtaagtggtcaccaaacgcccttagacattggcattgtaaaaaatatcaaccatcgcttacatagccaatgcgccaccaaccttggcgtTATAACTATAACGTTAGAATTATAACCTTGTTATAATTctctattacaaatttaaattgacCCGTAAAGAGAAATACAGCTgacacaattataaatataaaaactcactTCTGTTGTATCATTTTTAGAGGAACGAAATAGTGATCGAATTCGTGATGGCGTGCTCGTCTTGCGGGAAGCTGAAGGGTCCACGTCCACTCGAAGCGACTGTCGAAGTTCAGAATCCTTAAacgtaaatatgaaaatatagtgTAATTTggtcatttataatatactggCCGTATGCTTGCTTTCCCATTGAACTATTCGAAATATCCGATATTTCTCAAATTAGTTTTTAGGCGAGAAATTAGTTTCCGTATAAACAAAGACAAGTTTTTATCTACAAAAATGACCCATTTCCCAAACATTTTTTTCCTACGTCTAACCCCCTAAGGAGTAAAttgccataaaataaatatttatcaattacaaTCAATATGACCTGCTGTtgatatttgaatatagaattaaaTGTACCTTACTAAAATTGGATCTCAGTTGACCCTATTGACTTACTTTTgatgcttttttaaatataagattatatcaGCGTATTATATACGTGCACCTCTTACGATAATATGAGTCTCTTTATATCTGGAATGTTCTTGGTATTTGTATCTAAACTGATTTGACTTAAACGACTAACCGGTTCCATACAAATTCAAACATACAATAAAAGGTCACTTGGTTGGCACTGTCAAAAATCAACCATCAGTTCGAAAAGTAATACCTTGGTGTTGAGGAGGTTTATgtcatgatatttttatttgaaatgaccTGGAGGCGATTGTTACATTCCCAAGGTACTATAATCTAAAaagtattgaattataaattgtcTCGCTATACTTATACTTATTCACTATATAACTTTTAaggttaagatatttttttaataatttacctaAATTATTGTCTGatcttattaaaatacaaaacacgCATGATTTTCACTTACAGTTGCAGAAAGTCTCCCCGCTTGTTTGCTGGGTGTCGGTGGGCCGGGTTTCTTGTATACCGTGATGCCAACTTCCTTCCTTTGCTTTCCTCCCAGCGACATATTACCCGTACACTAAAAGTacacaaaacaacaatacttgtaattaaatctattgaatagttaaataaacgaaatattcGTCTAAACCAAGAACTATTGTTGATACGAAAACTGCTATGGTAACGAAAATATGTCGATACGACTTTTTAGTTATAGACAAACTTCATAgagcaaatttatttaattttaattttatgagtgtcataattataaattattttgtttattataaaatttactttttcatgtattcaataaaatcaaaacatttttatgtaagtaatgtatatgatatttaaacaatatagggAACTAGTGTGGTTTTCATTCCATTATCACGAATGGCTAGTTACCGATTAACGAGGACGTTGTATGTGAGTGCGGGCTCACCTTGATGTCGTCCTCGTGCACGGCGGGCGCGAACTGCGTCTCGGCGGGGTAGGAGCTCTTGAGGTGCGGCGGGCACAGCGAGTTCCGCCAGCGCAGCTCGGACAGGCGGCGCGGCTCGTGCGGCGTGCGCAGCTCGCGCAGGCAGCGGTTGTCGAACACCTCGCCCTCCTCGTCCGACATCTGCAGCGCGCGCGCCTCCGCTGCGCACACACGCATCGTTACACACTTCGTCACCAAGCcggtacttacactggctcactcatcgaACCGTAcggtttgacggtagaatatgaaATGAGtatgtacctacccagatggaaTTGCACAAAGCCGAACCACCAATTAAGCTACAACAACAATAATCCTGGAATCCTCCAATACCGAAATGGGAAGTGCGAGCTTTGCATAGccagcaaaaaaaaaagcaacagtctttaataaatttacatttgtgtaataaaacgtagaaaaaatatatttatttacctaaaatTCGGAAATAGAAACCTTAAAGAAactaaaatcttattataacaTCACACATTGACTATGTattcgtattaaaataatattattgctatCCAACTTACATTTAGGGTTATTCTTAGAAACGGGCAAGGATCGTAACGAGTGCGTGTCGGAGGGACGAGACGGTTCCTCCGGCTGAGAGGCGAGACCGGactggaaaaaaatatattatttccacatcagtacctatatatatataatatagaatatattataataataggatGAAAACTAACGACGTTTATTCCCAGAGTTTCCACatcataaactaaaaaatacatacGAATATATAACGCTTACCAACACAATAGAAAGTATTTTAGAGTATGAagcaacattttaatttttagttatttctgATCAAAATAACTACTAAAATTATTCCTAAATCGCTAAGcactaagtaaattttaataaattaagcataaCTGGACTTAAAATTCGATTAACACTCACGTGTTGTTACCACGGGGCCATCTTAGCTACATTACAAGTACATTAGTTAatcagtttaaaatatatttcaatgcaTTACAAGGCGAAGCTAAGGATCCACAAGGTCTGTTTTTctagcttaatattttttatacataccgAGTGTACGTGCTGTAATGACATCAGAGAACCATATTTCTGCTTCTTTCTCAACCAATCAGCTTCGTCCTTCTTCACTAGGAACTTCTCACCGACATTCCAAAGGTCCGTCGTTAGACTTTTGATGTGTTCCTCATACGCTCTACTCGACTCGCGCAACTTGTGATGGGCTTTCTGCAGTTCTAATTCAAGGGACTCCACTTCCTCTCTATGTTTCTCCTTAAACAATGCTATCTGCTCGTGACAGAGTTGTTTCTGAAAATAGAAGATTAcgattaaattttacttattacaaAATCTTTACGATTGTtcgttacaaatatttattgtatatccCTAAAGGCATGCtgtcaaataaaacaaacgGCTAAGATGCAAAATAAACCATGCACATGCTTATATAGAAATTCTAGTTACCTTTTCGAATTGTCGTAAGGcataaattcaaaaacatacTAAGCTACATTATGCTTTAATGAACACTCGATAATTaaaacaagataaataaaacaaaagcatccattaaaacatactttattatataaataagacttCACAAGTCATCACAGCGAGTAAGCAACACCGAgtcaaaaaatgaaaatatcattCACCAATAGTCCATTTGCAAGTAGAACCACCACACCACCTGATAGGCTAGTATCAAGAACAGTATGGGGAGGATACTGACCATTTTCGCCTTCATCCTGTTGAGTTTGTCCTCGTATTCCGCACGGACCTCCATCACCGTTACGGATTGGGGATCTTTGGCACCCTCTCCCTTCTGCGCTCGGGCAATTTCTTCTAAAAGCTTCTGGAATGAATTCTGTAACTCGTCCAACTGGACTTCCAAACTCGCGTTCTGGAAGCTCCCGGAGGCGAGGGACACACGGTCTGCGTCACTTGTGAACGCCTGTTTGATTTTTTCCGAGGATATAGTCCTCGAGATGCAGCGCTCGATCCACCTCTCTAGATTCAACGCACATTCGGATAAATCTTGCATCACCGCGGCGTATCCTCTTTCCAACTTACACATCGTGGCGTCCGTTATATGGCCGTCGAGACTCAATATCTCTCGCCTGACCGTCCGCTGTATAGATATAACTCTGCTCAGTTTTTGAGTGTACAATTCCCTCACTGAGTTAAATGTCTTTATGCTGACGGACAATTCCGTTAGGAACTTCctcatgtttattatttctgacTCGTTAATCCTGTTAACATCGCTCAGTCTATCCCTTTCTTTTT
This genomic stretch from Nymphalis io chromosome 17, ilAglIoxx1.1, whole genome shotgun sequence harbors:
- the LOC126774671 gene encoding probable beta-hexosaminidase fdl encodes the protein MKSWGEALWRSASANFSRVGRLRRALLLLAAAACTAAAVLYWRQQTDDSAHRPLQSMFAGVEPQWSWICRNDRCERLLASETNILQSLPTCNMLCASTQLWPQPTGPVSLATAAIRVRSSGLSLQVIASPSREVKEHLNDAFMLMRDDLKSLEKSAAIENRRSDSATRDVLVRVTVNGTGDPRMRQDTDESYKLSLRPAGKSLVVDITAHSFCGARHGFETLSQLIWLDPYAGSLLILEAATIDDAPKFRYRGLLLDTARNYFPVSDILRTIDAMGASKMNTFHWHVSDSQSFPLRLQSAPQLAQHGAYGPGAVYTTDDVRAIVRKARLRGIRVLIEVDAPAHVGRAWTWGPGAGLGHLAHCVELEPWSTYCGEPPCGQLNPRNPHVYSLLELIYTEIIQLTGVDDIFHLGGDEVSERCWAQHFNDTDPMELWFEFTRRAMLALEQANGGKAPDLTFLWSSRLTHTPYLERLDKKRYGVQVWGSSRWPESRAVLDAGYRAVLSHVDAWYLDCGFGSWRDSSDGHCGPYRSWQQIYEHRPWIEEMPSVATGVEPWRVEGGAACQWTEQLGSGGLDARVWPRTAALAERLWSDRVEGATADVYLRLDTQRSRLVSKGIHAAPLWPRWCSHNPHACL